Genomic window (Luteibacter yeojuensis):
GCCTTGAATTGCAGGGCGATGTAGGGAATGACGGCGACCACGGCGATGAGCGCGACCAATGCCGCGAGGCCGTGCGACTTGCCGAAGCGCGCGGCGATGAAGTCCGCGATGGAGGTGATATTGCGCTCGCGCGCCACGAGCACCAGGCGCTCCAGGAGCCCGAACCCAAGGACGAAAAGCAGCAACGGGCCGAGGTAGATCGGCAGGTAGGAGAGACCGGAGACGGCGGCGGTGCCCACCGCGCCGTAGAACGTCCACGACGAACAGTAGACCGCCAGTGCAAGGCTGTAGACCAGCGGGCGCAACCTGGGCTGGCGGGGATAGAGCGGCCGGCGATCGCCAAGATACGCGATGCCGAACAGCAGCCCCACGTAAAGCAGCGACACCAGCAGCAGCAACCAGCCTGCGATCACGAATGGCCTCCCCCCGTGCAGTTGGAATCATTCTAGTGTGGGAGCCACCCTCATGTGGGAGCCGCTTCAGCGGCGATGGATGCTCGCGGCGAGCATGCCCGCTGCCGCGGGATCGCCGGCACAGCCGGGCTCCCACAGGGTAGGATCGGCCAGATGATTCAAGCGATATCGAGCGTTCCCTTCCTGGAGCAGGACGAAATCCACATCTGGCGCTGCCGCTGGGCCGGAGGTGCCGGCGAGCAGGCGTTCGCCGGCATTCTGCGCCGCTACCTCGGCGACGAAACGGTGCCGGTCGAGCGCGGCGAGCACGGCAAACCGCATTTCGCGGCGCCGCACGACACGCTGGGCTTCAACTGGTCGCATAGCGGCGACGTGGCCTTGCTGGCCCTCGGCCGCGGTCCGGCCGGCTTCGAGGTCGGCGTCGATGTGGAAACCGTGCGGCCGCGGGCGCGAGCCCTGGAACTGTCGCAACGATTCTTCGCGCCTCCTGAGACGGCACGTCTCCGGGCGCTTCCCGAAGCCGCCCGTCTGCACGGCTTCCTTACCCTGTGGACTGCGAAGGAAGCCGTGCTGAAGGCCCATGGCGGCGGTCTTTCCTACGGATTGCACCGCGTGTCGTTCAGCCTGAACGAGGAGGGCGCGGTGCCCGAAGTGTTCGAGGGCGACGTAGGCGCGGCGGCGGAATGGCAGGTGCGGCCGTTGGCGCTCGACGAAGGCCTGGTATCCGCCGTCGCGTGGCGCGGT
Coding sequences:
- a CDS encoding 4'-phosphopantetheinyl transferase family protein — protein: MIQAISSVPFLEQDEIHIWRCRWAGGAGEQAFAGILRRYLGDETVPVERGEHGKPHFAAPHDTLGFNWSHSGDVALLALGRGPAGFEVGVDVETVRPRARALELSQRFFAPPETARLRALPEAARLHGFLTLWTAKEAVLKAHGGGLSYGLHRVSFSLNEEGAVPEVFEGDVGAAAEWQVRPLALDEGLVSAVAWRGEKRALRVFTFPL